The window ATGGCCTTCACAAAGTGACTGCGTGCATACAGTCGGTAGTTCTCAGTAAATCCCTTGTGCTCCACAACAAATCCACGTCCAGTGGCTCTATACTTTGCCCCACCATGGAGAATAGTTCGACCGAAATAGTGAGCTCTGGTCCCCATCGAGAATGTGTAGAAGACAGATGAAAGCTGAATCTGCATTCGAATGAAATTCCATATCGCCAGAAGGAAACCCTCCTCGAGAGACCATTCAACAATCATTGGCAGGGCAGTGAACAGACCGAGCTGAATGATGAACTGCTGGTTCAAGATCACCCCAAGTGCGGCATTGGTGTCTGTACTGTCTGCTAGAGCAGACTTTTCAACCCCGCTGAGAGCCAAATAAACCCGTCCCCAGAGGAAAGCGTAAACAGTAAGAATGACCATCATCGTGTTGAAGAAAAACCCGACCGTTGTGTAGAAAAATGATAACATCCTGAAGAAATCAAGCCTGTGACCAAGCCGGTACACATCTCGGCTAAGAACCTGCTCTCCGTTCCCACTCGCTACCTTAGCCTCAAACATTGATATCTGATTCAGTCCAACATCCCGACCCTTTCCAACCTGAATAAATGCACAAAGACAAAGGTTATGCAAATTGCATTGTATTTAGGAGATAAACAACCTGAATTATATCATCGTTGTAGCAGTATAGTTAGTTATAAATAATCCAAACAGTGGACTCTTTCTAACCTGAATATACTCGTGGTGGGTGACGTTTCCGCCCCTCAATGTGCAATTAAACCCGGCAAAGATGTCCTCACTGATATTAATAACTCTGGAAGCCTTGCTGATGCCACCTCGACTCAAGAACCAGAATCTATCAAATACATCAGGGTGGCCATAATGCATTCTGACCTTCAGCGGGTTTGCAAGAACACGCTGACCAAGAGTGACAAAACTGGTTTCCTGAGCAGACATAAACCACGCCAGCGACGAGACCGAGCCCGTGAAGATATGCTCCCGGACACCAAGAATAGTTGGTTTTCTGATCCCATGATTATGTTTGTACTCCTGGAGCAAATTTCTCATCTTGAGCGCTTCCTCGAAATAGCTGTCTTGGTTCATATCAATGGTCTGAACAGCATCACCACGGGTAAAGATCATTGCATGATTCTGGTTCTCTGGCTTTCCCTCGCCCAGCTTCACCGGACCAGGTAGCTTCACACGGAATATCTCCACTTCCTTCTCCAACTGGTGATCGTATTTCACCAGAACAGAGTAATACTCAGTCTCTCCTCTGCCCGCAGGTACCTCATCCACATATGCAATACGGAGAGCTTCGTTTTGCTTCATCAGATACAGAATCTCCTCTGCCTGAGgctctttctttgctttttgaGACCCATAGATCTGGCACGCcacaacatatgtgaatttcatCAATGCAGTCCCATACTCATGGCCTTTATACAACGTACTCACGGAACTACTTGCTCTGCTTAAGGAAGATCGGTCATTTTCAGAGATAACCCCATCAGATCGACCACCCAGTTCTCCCTGCAAACTCCTCACTGAACCAAGCTCCTGAGCACCCTCCCGAATATCCATTTCAGACGCAGAGTCAAGAAAAGCGAGCATCTTAAGAGCCCGGTAGTAGTACATCATCCCCCGAACTGTACGTGCCAATGTCTGACCTCTGTAGGAAGCCCAAAGCCTGAGCTCTCTCAGTTTGGTTGTCCACAACTCGCTATCTGTCTTTATTCCTTCCCTATGCATCCGTTCCTTGAAATTTTTCCATTCATCAGCATATATTGTCTGCAGGTAGTAAAGCGTTGAAATCCCATCCTCGGTCTCATTTCGAAGCTGTTCTTTGCTGTATACAACTTCCTCACTGTAATATGGCGTCAGAACACTGAACGCCATCATCTTCTCAACCTGAGGTGCATGAGGCATGTTCATGAAAAGTGAATTACTGAAGAACGCAATCCGCCGTCTCGCCTCCAGATTCACGGGGACGCTGTGCATAGAGTCTCTAGAGGTGAGAATCGTGTGTAACCGCCTAACCTGCCGGTAGAAGTCTTCACTGCTTGCATCAGGAAGCCTAATAGCATTCTGGAACAGTAACTTTGAGGCTGGGTCACGAGTAGTCAACCCTTCATTAGACAGCTGTTCAGTTGTCTTCTTCTCTATAAAGAACTGCCGAGTTGCAATCTCATAAAGAGACTGCAGAACATTCACCACCCGCCCACTATCCTTGTTATCATCATTCACCAGCCCAACCAACTTCTGCAGCGTTTCGTAAATCTTTGGCAACAGGTCCACTCTAAAGGTCTTGGTGAACTGTTCTGACTCAATGGAAAGATTAATCATCTGAAAGAAGACCGTAATTATCGAATGTTCTTCAGTCTCAACTTTGATGATTGAGAGCAATAGATGTTTGATGCTGTCATATGCCTCAACTACAGCACAACGCCTGTATTCATTCTTGCATATTTTGTGCCACAGCCATTTATCAGGAGCGTCTATCAGCTCTCTAGCCTGGCTCAGTGCAAGCAAAAGCTCATTGCACAACAAGAAACACGGCCAGCGAATAACCGTCACATTCCAGGAATTCTTTGGTAGCTCCAGCAGCTCTACTTCTCGATCAGACACTATATCCTCTTCTCTGAAAGCTAAGATGATTTCGTTCCAGATCAACGCAAATTTGTTGGCCTCGACATGATTCGACTCGAGTTTCTTAAACGGCCGTCCGAATCCATACCTTAGCTTCAATCTGCAGACACACAACCTCAAGGTTATTACAATATTGTAAAATTGAACTAAACGCAGAGAATCTGTTTAACAGAAGTAAAATTACACAGCTTGTACAGTCGAGTCAAGCTTTGTACAGTAAATTATATAGGAATATCAGTAGCATGCTTCCACAGACTGACCTATGAATGCCGTCCTTGAACTTGTTACCAAAGCCTCTAGCATTCAGgagttgttcctcaggcattaGGTTGAACTGAATAGCGCTAGCAAAGAATTGAAACCTCAGCCTAAGCTGACCCATGTCCCTGATCTCCCCCAGATGATCAAACAGCCCAACAACAGCACCAACAATCGAAGAATAGATTGCGTACCAAATTTGGATATCCATCAGATATATCAACACAACGGGCAACCATAACAATGCGACAGAAAACCTATTGCTGTCACCATAAAACTGATGCCACTCATAATCTAAGTTCTTTAAGTTCCATAGCAGCTTTGAGGGTTTAATCATTGGCTTAACCTGCAGGAAGTAGCTAAATGTGAACTTTGTAGCTAGGACAAAGATCCAGAAAGTCGAGTACTTGATATTGTCCACTAAACCCTCTCTCAAACCTCGACCCACAAAGCTTTTGCCCTGAAACCACCAAGTTAAAGCAAAGAATATTTTCCAATTGGTCTCTTCCAGCAAGTTTCTCATCCATGGGattataaacaaaaccaaagccaGAATTTCGGGCACCAAGAAGGCCACCACAGCGTAAAGGAATTGGTAGATCTTATTCGTCGCTGCATTGGACCACTGCCTGTCTTGCCTCTTCTGCTTCCAGATGTTAATGTAGAGGACTGTGAAAGCTAAGATCCAA is drawn from Camelina sativa cultivar DH55 chromosome 8, Cs, whole genome shotgun sequence and contains these coding sequences:
- the LOC104707729 gene encoding callose synthase 12, producing MSLRHRTVPPQTGRPLAADAAGIEEEPYNIIPVNNLLADHPSLRFPEVRAAAAALKTVGDLRRPPYVQWRSHYDLLDWLALFFGFQKDNVRNQREHMVLHLANAQMRLSPPPDNIDSLDSAVVRRFRRKLLGNYSSWCSYLGKKSNIWISDRNPDSRRELLYVGLYLLIWGEAANLRFMPECICYIFHNMASELNKILEDCLDENTGQPYLPSLSGENAFLNGVVKPIYDTIGAEIDESKNGTVAHCKWRNYDDINEYFWTDRCFSKLKWPLDLGSNFFKSRGKSVGKTGFVERRTFFYLYRSFDRLWVMLALFLQAAIIVAWEEKPEDKSVTVQLWNALKARDVQVRLLTVFLTWSGMRLLQAVLDAASQFPLISRETKRHFFRMLMKVIAATVWILAFTVLYINIWKQKRQDRQWSNAATNKIYQFLYAVVAFLVPEILALVLFIIPWMRNLLEETNWKIFFALTWWFQGKSFVGRGLREGLVDNIKYSTFWIFVLATKFTFSYFLQVKPMIKPSKLLWNLKNLDYEWHQFYGDSNRFSVALLWLPVVLIYLMDIQIWYAIYSSIVGAVVGLFDHLGEIRDMGQLRLRFQFFASAIQFNLMPEEQLLNARGFGNKFKDGIHRLKLRYGFGRPFKKLESNHVEANKFALIWNEIILAFREEDIVSDREVELLELPKNSWNVTVIRWPCFLLCNELLLALSQARELIDAPDKWLWHKICKNEYRRCAVVEAYDSIKHLLLSIIKVETEEHSIITVFFQMINLSIESEQFTKTFRVDLLPKIYETLQKLVGLVNDDNKDSGRVVNVLQSLYEIATRQFFIEKKTTEQLSNEGLTTRDPASKLLFQNAIRLPDASSEDFYRQVRRLHTILTSRDSMHSVPVNLEARRRIAFFSNSLFMNMPHAPQVEKMMAFSVLTPYYSEEVVYSKEQLRNETEDGISTLYYLQTIYADEWKNFKERMHREGIKTDSELWTTKLRELRLWASYRGQTLARTVRGMMYYYRALKMLAFLDSASEMDIREGAQELGSVRSLQGELGGRSDGVISENDRSSLSRASSSVSTLYKGHEYGTALMKFTYVVACQIYGSQKAKKEPQAEEILYLMKQNEALRIAYVDEVPAGRGETEYYSVLVKYDHQLEKEVEIFRVKLPGPVKLGEGKPENQNHAMIFTRGDAVQTIDMNQDSYFEEALKMRNLLQEYKHNHGIRKPTILGVREHIFTGSVSSLAWFMSAQETSFVTLGQRVLANPLKVRMHYGHPDVFDRFWFLSRGGISKASRVINISEDIFAGFNCTLRGGNVTHHEYIQVGKGRDVGLNQISMFEAKVASGNGEQVLSRDVYRLGHRLDFFRMLSFFYTTVGFFFNTMMVILTVYAFLWGRVYLALSGVEKSALADSTDTNAALGVILNQQFIIQLGLFTALPMIVEWSLEEGFLLAIWNFIRMQIQLSSVFYTFSMGTRAHYFGRTILHGGAKYRATGRGFVVEHKGFTENYRLYARSHFVKAIELGLILVVYATHSPVAKDSLVYIAMTITSWFLVISWIMAPFVFNPSGFDWLKTVYDFEDFMNWIWYQGRISTKSEQSWEKWWYEEQDHLRNTGIAGTIVEIILDLRFFFFQYGIVYQLKIASGSTSLLVYMFSWIYIFAIFVLFLVIQYARDKCSAKAHIRYRLVQFLLIVFAIMVIVALLEFTHFSFIDIFTSLLAFIPTGWGILLIAQTQRGWLKNYRVLWNAVVSVARMYDILFGILIMVPVAFLSWMPGFQSMQTRILFNEAFSRGLRIMQIVTGKKSKGDV